In Ictalurus furcatus strain D&B chromosome 23, Billie_1.0, whole genome shotgun sequence, a single window of DNA contains:
- the hus1 gene encoding checkpoint protein HUS1 isoform X1, giving the protein MKFRAKINDVGCLNHFTRVVNTITKLTKTCVVRLTINNIFFVLSGKVANGGVSMWCELLQVNFFDEYQLEGVSEDANEICLEVNPENLSRALKTAQNAKSVKIKLTKKHYPCLTLAAELPSLSSISRIVTHDIPVDVIPRRLWHDFKEPSMPDFDVSIYLPPLKTMKSVVDRMKNLSNYLVVEANLCGEMNLKIETDLVSVTTHFKDLGNPPWGASQSQSQSRDVEAMAHARVDIRKLQQFLMGQQVNPTKSMCNIVDKRIIHLILLQEDVSLQYFIPAVV; this is encoded by the exons ATGAAGTTCCGAGCGAAGATAAATGACGTGGGATGTCTCAATCATTTCACAC GTGTGGTGAATACTATTACAAAACTCACAAAGACCTGTGTCGTACGACTTACTATCAACAACATTTTCTTCGTCCTTTCTGGAAAAGTCGCCAATGGAGGGGTTAGTATGTGGTGTGAGTTACTACAG GTAAATTTTTTTGATGAATATCAACTGGAAGGTGTGTCAGAAGATGCTAATGAAATATGTTTAGAAGTAAATCCAGAGAACTTATCCAGAGCTTTAAAAACTGCACAGAATGCCAAGTCCGTCAAAATAAAACTGACAAAGAAGCACTATCCATGCCTCACTCTGGCTGCAGAACTG CCTTCCCTCTCATCCATTAGTCGCATTGTCACCCATGACATTCCCGTGGACGTCATTCCCAGAAGGCTTTGGCATGACTTTAAAGAGCCCAGTATGCCAGACTTTGAT gtTAGCATATATTTACCCCCTCTGAAGACTATGAAGAGTGTGGTAGACAGAATGAAGAACCTCTCCAACTATTTG gtagTGGAGGCTAACCTATGTGGTGAAATGAATCTGAAGATTGAAACTGATCTTGTGTCTGTGACAACACACTTCAAAGATCTTGGCAATCCTCCATGGG GGGCCTCACAGTCTCAAAGTCAGAGCAGAGATGTGGAGGCCATGGCACATGCTCGAGTGGATATTAGGAAACTTCAGCAATTCCTTATGGGGCAGCAGGTCAATCCAACCAAGTCCATGTGCA ATATTGTTGACAAGAGGATTATTCATTTGATTCTCCTTCAGGAAGATGTGTCTCTTCAGTACTTCATCCCAGCTGTGGTGTag
- the hus1 gene encoding checkpoint protein HUS1 isoform X2 has translation MTWDVSIISHVGVVNTITKLTKTCVVRLTINNIFFVLSGKVANGGVSMWCELLQVNFFDEYQLEGVSEDANEICLEVNPENLSRALKTAQNAKSVKIKLTKKHYPCLTLAAELPSLSSISRIVTHDIPVDVIPRRLWHDFKEPSMPDFDVSIYLPPLKTMKSVVDRMKNLSNYLVVEANLCGEMNLKIETDLVSVTTHFKDLGNPPWGASQSQSQSRDVEAMAHARVDIRKLQQFLMGQQVNPTKSMCNIVDKRIIHLILLQEDVSLQYFIPAVV, from the exons ATGACGTGGGATGTCTCAATCATTTCACACGTAG GTGTGGTGAATACTATTACAAAACTCACAAAGACCTGTGTCGTACGACTTACTATCAACAACATTTTCTTCGTCCTTTCTGGAAAAGTCGCCAATGGAGGGGTTAGTATGTGGTGTGAGTTACTACAG GTAAATTTTTTTGATGAATATCAACTGGAAGGTGTGTCAGAAGATGCTAATGAAATATGTTTAGAAGTAAATCCAGAGAACTTATCCAGAGCTTTAAAAACTGCACAGAATGCCAAGTCCGTCAAAATAAAACTGACAAAGAAGCACTATCCATGCCTCACTCTGGCTGCAGAACTG CCTTCCCTCTCATCCATTAGTCGCATTGTCACCCATGACATTCCCGTGGACGTCATTCCCAGAAGGCTTTGGCATGACTTTAAAGAGCCCAGTATGCCAGACTTTGAT gtTAGCATATATTTACCCCCTCTGAAGACTATGAAGAGTGTGGTAGACAGAATGAAGAACCTCTCCAACTATTTG gtagTGGAGGCTAACCTATGTGGTGAAATGAATCTGAAGATTGAAACTGATCTTGTGTCTGTGACAACACACTTCAAAGATCTTGGCAATCCTCCATGGG GGGCCTCACAGTCTCAAAGTCAGAGCAGAGATGTGGAGGCCATGGCACATGCTCGAGTGGATATTAGGAAACTTCAGCAATTCCTTATGGGGCAGCAGGTCAATCCAACCAAGTCCATGTGCA ATATTGTTGACAAGAGGATTATTCATTTGATTCTCCTTCAGGAAGATGTGTCTCTTCAGTACTTCATCCCAGCTGTGGTGTag